The following proteins come from a genomic window of bacterium:
- the pal gene encoding peptidoglycan-associated lipoprotein Pal, with the protein MALAFFNGCSSKKKVVEEPKKEVTKAPEEKPAPKPVVKEPERKPVEQPTRIQESAFQTVYFDFDKSDIRSDMKGVVTGNAEILNKNNSVKILIEGHCDERGTNEYNMALGQRRADSVKQFFMDYGISSSRLSTISYGEERPAAQGHNETAWSKNRRSEFRITSQ; encoded by the coding sequence GTGGCACTTGCTTTTTTTAACGGATGTTCCAGCAAGAAAAAAGTAGTAGAAGAGCCCAAAAAAGAAGTAACCAAGGCGCCTGAGGAAAAACCCGCTCCGAAACCGGTTGTCAAGGAGCCCGAGAGAAAACCTGTCGAGCAGCCTACCCGCATTCAGGAATCCGCTTTCCAGACTGTCTATTTCGATTTTGACAAATCCGATATCAGGTCCGACATGAAAGGCGTTGTCACCGGTAATGCCGAGATCCTCAATAAGAACAATTCCGTAAAGATTCTGATCGAGGGTCATTGCGATGAACGGGGCACCAATGAATACAATATGGCTCTCGGTCAGCGCCGCGCCGATTCGGTAAAACAGTTTTTTATGGATTACGGTATTTCGAGCTCGCGTTTATCCACCATTTCGTATGGCGAGGAACGTCCGGCGGCTCAAGGTCATAACGAGACTGCATGGTCGAAAAACCGTCGCAGTGAATTCAGGATTACCTCTCAGTAA
- the ybgF gene encoding tol-pal system protein YbgF produces MFVSCATKGNLRQMQLESNTHAHEIESRLSALEQSVAGIDSLIKEQIVLSQTLRAFMGSQSRDQSDNISTITARQDEINYQLKELLDRLQSIQLYGGLEKKPETQPSSTAPQPNKTVSQLPSTPSQVKPDPEKLYESALSDIENNNYALAESRFMSFLLQFPDHTLAANAQYWLGEAAYAQKKFDIAIKEFQKVVDQYPKSSKARASLLKIGFTQIEKGDSKTGQETLKKVIKLYKNSDEASLAREKLNEIGK; encoded by the coding sequence ATGTTCGTTTCATGTGCCACCAAAGGTAATCTCAGGCAGATGCAGCTTGAGTCAAACACTCATGCACATGAAATTGAATCCCGTCTTTCCGCACTCGAACAATCGGTTGCCGGCATAGACAGCCTTATCAAGGAACAGATAGTTCTTTCACAGACTCTGCGGGCTTTCATGGGTTCCCAGTCCAGAGATCAGAGTGATAACATCTCTACGATAACTGCGCGCCAGGACGAGATAAACTATCAGCTCAAAGAGCTTCTCGACAGGCTCCAATCTATTCAGTTATACGGTGGCCTGGAAAAAAAGCCCGAAACTCAGCCATCAAGTACAGCACCTCAACCAAATAAAACAGTCTCTCAACTACCCTCAACACCTTCACAGGTCAAACCTGATCCGGAAAAACTCTATGAATCGGCGCTTTCGGATATCGAGAATAACAACTACGCTCTCGCCGAAAGCCGTTTCATGTCCTTCCTCCTCCAGTTCCCCGATCATACCCTTGCCGCTAATGCACAGTACTGGCTGGGCGAAGCCGCTTATGCACAGAAAAAATTCGACATCGCAATCAAGGAATTCCAGAAGGTCGTCGATCAATATCCCAAATCCTCAAAAGCACGGGCGTCGCTCCTGAAAATCGGTTTCACCCAGATCGAGAAAGGTGACAGTAAAACCGGCCAGGAAACACTGAAAAAAGTTATCAAGC